One window of the Chryseobacterium sp. CY350 genome contains the following:
- a CDS encoding enoyl-CoA hydratase/isomerase family protein, translating into MYTQLDIESHFGGKLKIAYLNQPDTMNALTKPSLSDLKDFIKECSDDPTLRCVAISGRGRAFCSGQNLDDAFVQGNDHHDDDIIRRIVTDYYNPLVLEITRCKKPVVALVNGPAVGAGAMLALICDFVLANDKAYFAQAFSNIGLIPDTGGTYFLPKLLGRQLANYLAFTGKKLSAEESKSYGLVAEVFSEDEFNSKSMEILEKVSNMPTVGLKLTKKAFAASYGNSLKEQLELEGNLQQEAADTEDFKEGVQAFLQKRKPEYKGK; encoded by the coding sequence ATGTATACACAACTCGATATTGAATCGCATTTTGGCGGAAAATTAAAAATCGCTTACCTCAATCAACCTGATACGATGAATGCTTTAACCAAGCCATCTCTGTCAGACTTGAAAGATTTTATTAAAGAATGCAGCGATGATCCTACCTTAAGATGTGTGGCGATTTCAGGAAGAGGAAGAGCTTTTTGTTCTGGTCAGAACTTAGATGATGCTTTTGTTCAGGGTAACGACCATCACGACGATGACATTATCAGGAGAATTGTAACCGATTATTACAATCCTTTGGTGCTTGAAATTACCCGTTGCAAAAAACCTGTGGTTGCTTTGGTAAACGGTCCTGCAGTTGGAGCTGGTGCAATGTTGGCGTTGATTTGTGACTTTGTTTTAGCGAATGACAAAGCTTATTTTGCTCAGGCATTCTCCAATATCGGATTGATTCCTGATACTGGTGGAACTTATTTCTTGCCTAAATTATTGGGAAGACAATTAGCGAATTATTTAGCATTTACAGGCAAAAAATTATCGGCTGAAGAATCAAAATCTTACGGTCTGGTTGCTGAAGTGTTTAGTGAAGATGAATTTAATTCAAAATCAATGGAAATTTTAGAAAAAGTTTCAAATATGCCGACAGTTGGTTTAAAATTAACAAAAAAAGCCTTCGCCGCTTCTTATGGTAATTCATTGAAAGAACAGTTAGAGTTGGAAGGCAATTTACAGCAGGAAGCCGCTGACACAGAAGATTTTAAAGAAGGTGTGCAAGCCTTTTTACAAAAAAGAAAACCTGAATATAAAGGAAAATAA
- a CDS encoding 3-hydroxyacyl-CoA dehydrogenase NAD-binding domain-containing protein, translating to MKNIGIIGAGTMGIGIAQVAATNGCKVWVYDANAKQVETATVGLEKTLTRLVDKQKISSEKMVEILSNISIATELKDFEDCELIIEAIIENKEIKTKVFTELENHVSESCVIASNTSSISMTSLGAELQKPERFIGIHFFNPAPLMPLVEIIPSLITEKFLAEKMYNLMKDWGKVPVIAKDIPGFIVNRIARPYYGEGLRIVEENIATIEQVDEAMKTIGNFKMGPFELMDLIGVDVNFSVTKTVYNEYFYDPKYKPSLLQQRMSEAKLHGRKTGKGFYNYAEGTLKPEPVKDDALYQQIFLRIISMLINEAVEAKRLGVANDEDIELAMQKGVNYPKGLLAWGKEIGYDKISEILQNLYEEYQEERYRQSPLLRKLKNL from the coding sequence ATGAAGAATATAGGAATTATCGGTGCCGGAACTATGGGAATTGGCATCGCACAAGTAGCCGCAACCAACGGATGTAAAGTTTGGGTCTATGACGCCAATGCAAAACAAGTAGAAACGGCAACCGTAGGTTTGGAAAAAACATTGACCAGATTGGTTGATAAGCAGAAAATTTCTTCAGAAAAAATGGTTGAAATTTTATCTAATATTTCCATTGCTACAGAACTGAAGGACTTCGAAGATTGCGAATTAATCATTGAAGCGATCATCGAAAATAAAGAAATCAAGACCAAAGTTTTCACAGAATTGGAAAATCATGTTTCTGAAAGCTGTGTTATCGCTTCCAATACATCATCCATTTCAATGACTTCTCTTGGTGCAGAATTACAAAAACCGGAGCGTTTCATCGGAATTCACTTTTTCAATCCGGCTCCTTTGATGCCTTTAGTGGAAATTATTCCATCTTTAATTACAGAAAAATTTTTAGCCGAAAAAATGTACAACCTCATGAAAGATTGGGGTAAAGTTCCTGTGATTGCTAAAGATATTCCTGGATTTATTGTTAACAGAATTGCTCGTCCTTATTACGGTGAAGGATTGAGAATTGTTGAAGAAAACATTGCCACTATAGAACAGGTTGATGAAGCGATGAAAACAATCGGAAACTTCAAAATGGGACCTTTTGAATTAATGGATTTAATTGGTGTTGATGTGAATTTTTCGGTAACTAAAACTGTTTACAACGAATATTTCTACGATCCGAAATACAAACCATCTCTTCTTCAGCAAAGAATGTCTGAAGCTAAACTTCATGGCAGAAAAACAGGAAAAGGGTTTTACAATTATGCTGAAGGCACTTTAAAACCAGAACCTGTAAAAGATGATGCTCTTTATCAGCAAATATTTTTAAGAATTATTTCAATGTTGATCAACGAAGCGGTTGAAGCAAAAAGACTAGGTGTTGCCAACGACGAAGATATCGAATTAGCAATGCAGAAAGGTGTAAATTATCCAAAAGGATTATTGGCTTGGGGAAAAGAAATAGGATATGATAAAATCTCTGAAATCCTACAAAATCTTTACGAAGAATATCAGGAGGAGAGATACAGGCAAAGTCCATTATTACGTAAATTAAAAAATTTATGA
- a CDS encoding PaaI family thioesterase produces the protein MNPRQVAEYMFDQDYFSQWMNIKMIEVKENYCLLEMPIKKEMINGLKTVHGGVTFAFADSALAFSSNNSGDAAVALNCIINFTKAGKEGDTFRAVSVLVNDTRKTAVFDIKITNQNNDLIAKFVGTVYKIGKKVTEL, from the coding sequence ATGAATCCAAGACAGGTTGCAGAATATATGTTCGATCAGGATTATTTTTCCCAATGGATGAATATCAAAATGATCGAAGTCAAAGAAAATTATTGTTTACTGGAGATGCCCATCAAAAAGGAAATGATCAATGGGTTGAAAACGGTTCACGGAGGCGTTACGTTTGCTTTTGCAGATTCTGCATTGGCGTTTTCGTCCAACAATTCCGGAGATGCGGCAGTTGCATTAAACTGTATCATTAATTTCACCAAAGCCGGTAAAGAAGGTGACACTTTCAGAGCAGTAAGCGTTTTAGTAAATGACACCAGAAAAACTGCTGTTTTCGATATTAAAATTACCAATCAAAACAACGACTTGATTGCAAAATTCGTCGGAACAGTCTATAAAATCGGAAAGAAAGTAACAGAATTATAA
- the pcaF gene encoding 3-oxoadipyl-CoA thiolase, producing the protein MNNVYIIDYIRTPISKLGGGLSEVRADDLAAIVLKEIVARNPEVPVEEIEDVIFGCANQAGEDNRNVARMGLLLAGLPYKIGGETVNRLCASGMSAVANAFRSIASGEGEIYIAGGVEHMTRSPYVMSKPSTAFGRDSQMFDTTFGWRFVNPKMKEMYGVDAMGDTAENLAEMHNISREDQDKFALWSQQKATKAQESGRLAEEIVEVEIPQRKGEPKVFDKDEFIKPTSSMEGLGKLRPAFKKEGGTVTAGNASGMNDGAAALILASEEAIKKYGLKPKAKILGSSVAGVEPRIMGIGPVEATQKLLKRLNLSLEDMDVIELNEAFAAQSLAVTRSLGLQDDDSRLNPNGGAIAIGHPLGVSGARIIGSAAIELQKQNKKYALCTLCIGVGQGYAMVIEKV; encoded by the coding sequence ATGAACAACGTATACATCATAGATTACATCAGAACTCCCATTTCAAAATTAGGCGGAGGTTTATCAGAAGTTCGTGCTGATGATTTGGCAGCAATCGTTTTAAAAGAAATCGTTGCAAGAAACCCTGAAGTTCCAGTTGAAGAAATTGAAGACGTTATTTTCGGATGCGCAAATCAGGCAGGTGAAGACAACAGAAACGTTGCAAGAATGGGACTTTTATTGGCTGGACTTCCTTACAAAATCGGAGGTGAAACCGTAAACCGATTGTGCGCTTCAGGAATGTCGGCGGTAGCTAATGCTTTCCGTTCGATTGCTTCAGGAGAAGGTGAAATTTACATTGCCGGTGGAGTAGAGCACATGACACGTTCACCTTATGTAATGTCAAAACCAAGCACAGCTTTCGGGAGAGACAGCCAGATGTTTGATACGACTTTCGGATGGAGATTTGTAAATCCCAAAATGAAAGAAATGTACGGCGTTGATGCGATGGGAGACACTGCTGAAAATTTAGCGGAAATGCATAACATTAGCCGTGAAGATCAGGATAAATTTGCACTTTGGTCTCAGCAAAAAGCTACAAAAGCTCAGGAAAGCGGAAGATTGGCCGAAGAAATCGTAGAAGTTGAAATTCCACAAAGAAAAGGCGAACCGAAAGTTTTCGATAAAGACGAATTCATCAAGCCAACTTCTTCAATGGAAGGATTGGGGAAATTGCGTCCGGCTTTCAAAAAAGAAGGTGGAACAGTTACCGCAGGAAACGCTTCAGGAATGAACGACGGCGCAGCAGCTCTTATTTTAGCAAGTGAAGAAGCGATTAAAAAATATGGTTTAAAACCTAAAGCAAAGATTTTAGGATCTTCCGTTGCCGGTGTTGAACCAAGAATTATGGGAATCGGGCCGGTTGAAGCAACTCAGAAACTATTAAAAAGATTAAATCTGTCATTAGAAGATATGGATGTAATCGAACTGAACGAAGCTTTTGCCGCTCAATCTTTAGCAGTAACAAGAAGTTTAGGATTACAAGATGACGATTCAAGATTGAATCCCAACGGAGGAGCTATCGCAATCGGTCATCCACTTGGAGTTTCAGGAGCAAGAATCATCGGTTCAGCAGCTATAGAACTTCAAAAACAGAATAAAAAATATGCGTTGTGTACGCTTTGTATCGGTGTAGGACAAGGTTATGCAATGGTAATTGAAAAAGTGTAA
- a CDS encoding acyltransferase encodes MNIFSYHGIRPIIKTSAYVHPQAVIIGNVEIGEEVYIGPNAVIRGDWGKIIIKDGANVQENCTLHVFPGIETILEESAHIGHGAIIHSGHIGRNCLVGMNAVVMDKAVIGDECIIGALAFVPANFRCDARKLIVGSPAKIIRDVSDEMIKWKTEGTKLYQELAREGKDAILPCEPFTEYVQQIPTKVVDYSIWDDVK; translated from the coding sequence ATGAATATCTTCTCATATCACGGAATTCGTCCTATCATAAAAACTTCTGCTTATGTTCACCCACAAGCGGTGATTATTGGAAATGTGGAAATTGGCGAAGAAGTTTATATCGGACCAAACGCAGTTATTCGTGGCGACTGGGGTAAAATCATCATCAAAGACGGTGCAAATGTTCAGGAAAACTGTACGCTTCACGTTTTTCCTGGCATTGAAACCATTTTGGAAGAATCTGCGCACATCGGTCACGGTGCGATTATTCATTCCGGACATATCGGTAGAAACTGTTTGGTTGGAATGAATGCTGTTGTAATGGACAAAGCCGTAATCGGTGATGAATGCATCATCGGAGCACTGGCTTTTGTTCCTGCGAATTTCAGATGTGATGCAAGAAAATTAATTGTTGGAAGTCCTGCAAAAATCATTCGTGATGTTTCTGATGAAATGATCAAATGGAAAACGGAAGGAACAAAACTTTATCAGGAATTAGCGAGAGAAGGGAAAGATGCGATTTTACCTTGCGAGCCGTTTACAGAATATGTTCAGCAAATTCCAACGAAGGTTGTGGATTACAGTATTTGGGATGATGTGAAATAA
- a CDS encoding alpha/beta hydrolase, translating to MIKKIFIFATILFTYQFMVFAQNGNVKPLNIGEIRTFKSKILNEDRTLNIYLPQNFDKIKSYPVIYLLDGSLNEDFIHVTGLVQFFNQMYSMPETIVVGIANVDRKKDFTFHTDLKDLQKDYPTTGHSDKFISFLEKELKPYIESQFKTTDTYIFGQSLGGLLATEILLKKPEMFDNYFIISPSLWWDDESLLKKANQLLSKSSDTKKFVYISVGKDEHKVMVKDAEDFYEILKKSNKKNWTVEYKMMDLDNHATILHRSLYEGLVKLFPYQEPK from the coding sequence ATGATTAAAAAGATATTCATTTTCGCCACCATTTTATTTACATATCAGTTCATGGTTTTTGCCCAAAATGGAAATGTAAAACCTTTGAATATTGGGGAGATAAGAACATTCAAATCTAAAATTTTAAATGAAGACAGAACGTTGAATATTTATCTTCCGCAGAATTTCGACAAAATAAAATCTTACCCGGTGATCTATCTTTTGGATGGAAGCTTGAATGAAGATTTTATTCACGTTACAGGATTGGTTCAATTCTTTAATCAAATGTATTCAATGCCGGAAACAATCGTTGTTGGAATTGCCAATGTTGACAGAAAAAAAGACTTTACTTTTCATACAGATTTAAAAGATTTACAGAAGGATTATCCAACAACCGGACATTCAGATAAATTCATCAGTTTTCTTGAAAAAGAATTAAAACCGTATATCGAAAGTCAGTTTAAAACGACCGATACGTATATCTTTGGTCAATCTCTTGGTGGACTTTTAGCAACAGAAATTTTGTTGAAGAAGCCTGAAATGTTTGATAATTATTTTATCATCAGCCCGAGTTTATGGTGGGACGATGAAAGTCTTTTAAAAAAGGCAAATCAGTTGTTATCTAAATCATCTGATACGAAGAAATTTGTTTACATTTCTGTCGGAAAAGATGAACATAAAGTGATGGTTAAAGATGCAGAAGATTTTTATGAAATTCTTAAAAAATCAAATAAGAAAAACTGGACGGTAGAATATAAAATGATGGATTTAGACAATCACGCAACGATTCTCCACCGAAGTTTGTATGAGGGTTTGGTTAAATTGTTCCCATATCAGGAACCGAAATAA
- a CDS encoding alpha/beta hydrolase: MGNEIKLNIFTPKKTDKNYPVLMFVHGGNWNTGNKKTYNLMGKNFARKNIIAVIPDYTLSPNADVDQMTKEVAAAIKFTKENVQKYHGNPQKIFVSGHSAGGQLAASAVMNPKFQISENTVSGIILIDAAGIDMKNYLEQNPPTSESNYDVTWSQDPQKWKEASPIYFINEKTPPFLIYVGEKTYPSIKVANENFLEALHPFQPIVKPIFLNKKHVPMVVQYFFPWSKRFDETLEFIKNVK, from the coding sequence GTGGGAAACGAAATTAAATTGAATATTTTTACCCCAAAAAAGACTGATAAAAACTATCCTGTTCTAATGTTTGTACACGGTGGAAACTGGAATACAGGAAATAAAAAAACTTATAATCTGATGGGTAAAAACTTTGCCCGAAAAAACATCATTGCGGTTATTCCGGATTATACTTTGAGTCCGAATGCTGATGTTGATCAGATGACAAAAGAAGTAGCAGCAGCAATAAAATTTACCAAAGAAAATGTTCAGAAATATCATGGAAATCCGCAAAAGATTTTTGTATCGGGACATTCCGCTGGCGGTCAGTTAGCGGCTTCTGCAGTGATGAATCCAAAATTTCAGATTTCTGAAAATACAGTATCTGGGATTATTTTAATTGATGCTGCAGGAATTGACATGAAGAATTATTTAGAACAAAATCCTCCGACATCAGAAAGCAATTATGATGTGACGTGGAGTCAAGATCCACAAAAATGGAAAGAGGCTTCTCCGATTTATTTTATTAACGAAAAGACACCACCTTTTTTAATTTATGTGGGTGAAAAAACCTATCCATCGATTAAAGTCGCCAATGAAAATTTTTTGGAAGCGCTTCATCCTTTTCAACCCATAGTAAAACCGATATTTTTAAATAAAAAGCATGTTCCAATGGTGGTACAATATTTTTTTCCCTGGAGTAAAAGATTTGATGAAACTTTGGAATTTATTAAGAATGTAAAATAA
- the paaZ gene encoding phenylacetic acid degradation bifunctional protein PaaZ encodes MQKLKNYIHGEWIEGTGNGIPLYNAVTGEQVAVSDTEGLNFEQALDYGRTVGYKNLSSMTFYDRGEMLKKVALYLLERKKKYYELSYKTGATHTDSWVDIEGGFGTFFTYSGLAKRMLPNTPFWVDGDTQKISANGTFLGTHILTPSEGVSVQINAYNFPVWGMLEKLSTSLLAGVPSIVKPSPYGSYLTNAVFQDMIESGVLPEGALQLVCGEPGNILDYVQDGDSVLFTGSATTGKKLKSLPSVSGNSVRFNMEADSLNCSILGLDAKPGTPEFDLFIKEVRNEMTTKAGQKCTAIRRILVPENLIGDVQNALSKALDQTKIGSPLSRETRMGSLVGRQQYDEVLRKVDILKTENELIYDGKHELVDADYENGAFMSPKLFLNDSPFTKNISHDVEAFGPVSTLMPYKDADEAAALAKRGKGSLVGSIISHDEKFVAETSWKMASQHGRIFVLNRHNAKESTGHGSPLPTLMHGGPGRAGGGEEMGGLNGLHFFLQKTAIQGSPDILTAITKVYQQGAEKKYSDKHPFQKYFEEVEVGDSLETAGRTVTDADIVNFSNVSWDHFYAHTDATSLTGTIFDKTVAHGYFILSAAAGLFVSGKKGPVIANYGLENCSFFKPVYAGDTITVYLTAKEKINRGVKGRNIPSGVVKWLVEVINQRDEVVCVATILTLVAKQSSFIDFKVQNIQKKLNGLTENTKPVFGNFTPQLMVEHLEEVLRNGLGNLKPEDFDDIPADKLEKLQDWLYTDKKIRPGAQYPLLKEGEVPQNKNKNLEAAKNQLVETLKEFIVYYKENPFKEHYHPRFGHLNKEMMELFQRKHFTHHFEQFGLI; translated from the coding sequence ATGCAAAAACTAAAAAACTATATTCACGGCGAATGGATTGAAGGTACTGGAAACGGAATTCCTTTGTATAATGCTGTAACAGGAGAGCAGGTTGCCGTTTCGGATACGGAAGGTTTGAATTTCGAGCAGGCTCTTGACTACGGAAGAACAGTCGGTTATAAAAATCTTTCATCCATGACGTTTTACGATCGTGGTGAAATGTTGAAAAAAGTTGCGTTGTATCTTTTAGAAAGAAAGAAAAAATATTACGAATTATCCTATAAAACCGGAGCCACCCACACCGATTCCTGGGTAGATATTGAAGGTGGTTTTGGTACATTCTTTACCTATTCGGGATTAGCAAAAAGAATGCTTCCGAATACTCCGTTTTGGGTAGATGGTGACACTCAGAAAATTTCTGCAAACGGAACTTTTTTAGGAACTCATATTTTAACGCCAAGTGAGGGCGTTTCTGTACAAATTAATGCTTATAATTTTCCGGTTTGGGGAATGCTTGAAAAACTTTCGACTTCTTTGTTGGCGGGAGTTCCAAGTATTGTAAAGCCTTCGCCTTACGGTTCTTATTTAACGAATGCCGTTTTTCAGGATATGATTGAAAGTGGCGTTCTTCCGGAAGGTGCGCTTCAATTGGTTTGTGGCGAACCGGGAAATATTCTGGATTACGTTCAGGATGGAGATTCTGTTCTCTTCACAGGTTCTGCAACGACTGGGAAAAAATTAAAATCTTTACCTTCAGTTTCAGGAAATTCTGTTCGTTTCAATATGGAAGCAGATTCTTTGAATTGTTCGATACTTGGCTTGGATGCAAAACCGGGAACTCCTGAATTTGATTTGTTCATCAAAGAAGTCCGCAATGAAATGACCACTAAAGCCGGACAAAAATGTACGGCGATCAGAAGAATTTTGGTTCCGGAAAACTTAATTGGCGATGTTCAAAATGCTTTATCTAAAGCTTTAGACCAGACAAAAATTGGAAGTCCGCTAAGCAGAGAAACAAGAATGGGTTCTTTGGTCGGAAGACAGCAATATGACGAAGTTTTAAGAAAAGTAGATATTCTGAAAACAGAAAATGAACTGATTTACGACGGCAAACATGAATTGGTAGATGCTGATTACGAAAATGGTGCATTTATGTCTCCGAAATTATTCTTAAATGATTCTCCTTTCACTAAAAATATCTCTCATGACGTTGAAGCTTTCGGTCCGGTTTCTACTTTGATGCCTTACAAAGATGCGGATGAAGCGGCTGCTTTGGCAAAAAGAGGAAAAGGAAGCCTTGTCGGCTCAATTATTTCTCACGACGAGAAATTTGTAGCTGAAACTTCGTGGAAGATGGCTTCTCAGCACGGGAGAATTTTCGTATTAAACAGACATAATGCCAAAGAAAGCACAGGTCACGGTTCGCCACTTCCGACTTTGATGCACGGTGGCCCCGGAAGAGCAGGAGGCGGTGAGGAAATGGGCGGACTGAATGGTCTTCATTTCTTCCTGCAGAAAACAGCAATTCAGGGTTCGCCGGATATTTTGACGGCAATTACAAAAGTTTATCAGCAAGGCGCTGAGAAAAAATATTCAGACAAACATCCTTTCCAGAAATATTTCGAAGAAGTTGAGGTCGGAGATTCTCTAGAAACAGCAGGTAGAACGGTAACTGATGCCGATATCGTGAATTTCTCTAATGTTTCATGGGATCACTTTTACGCACACACAGACGCAACAAGTTTGACGGGAACAATCTTTGATAAAACTGTTGCTCACGGATATTTTATCCTTTCTGCAGCTGCCGGATTATTCGTATCAGGAAAAAAAGGACCAGTTATCGCCAATTACGGTTTAGAAAACTGTTCGTTTTTCAAGCCTGTTTACGCAGGAGATACAATTACGGTTTATTTGACTGCAAAAGAAAAGATCAACAGAGGAGTAAAAGGAAGAAATATTCCTTCAGGAGTTGTAAAATGGTTGGTTGAGGTGATTAACCAGAGAGACGAGGTAGTTTGTGTGGCAACGATTCTTACGTTGGTTGCAAAACAGTCTTCTTTTATTGATTTTAAAGTTCAGAATATTCAGAAAAAGTTAAATGGCTTAACTGAAAATACAAAACCTGTTTTCGGAAATTTCACTCCGCAGTTAATGGTTGAGCATTTGGAAGAAGTTTTAAGAAACGGTTTAGGAAATTTAAAACCTGAAGATTTTGATGACATTCCAGCTGACAAACTCGAAAAACTTCAGGATTGGCTGTATACAGACAAGAAAATCCGTCCTGGAGCACAGTATCCTTTATTGAAAGAAGGTGAAGTTCCTCAGAATAAAAATAAAAATCTGGAGGCGGCTAAAAATCAGTTAGTTGAAACTTTAAAGGAGTTTATTGTTTATTATAAAGAAAATCCTTTTAAGGAACATTACCACCCTAGATTCGGACATTTGAATAAAGAGATGATGGAACTTTTCCAGAGAAAACATTTTACGCATCATTTTGAGCAGTTTGGATTGATTTAA
- a CDS encoding SMI1/KNR4 family protein — METEFFKDFDFKGFWSECSYSARDYIGAFPDEEMIVSVEKELGYKLPGSYIQMMKLQNGGLANKSVFPTSEANSWADDHVAINGIMGIGRERIYSLCGEQGSQFMIDEWGYPAIGIYFADCPSAGHDMVLLDYSNCGREGEPEVVHIDQENDFKKTFLAKDFETFIRGLREEEEFDVE; from the coding sequence ATGGAAACAGAATTTTTCAAGGATTTCGACTTTAAGGGTTTTTGGAGTGAGTGCAGCTATTCTGCCAGAGATTATATTGGTGCTTTTCCGGATGAGGAGATGATTGTTTCTGTAGAAAAGGAACTTGGCTATAAACTACCGGGTTCTTACATTCAGATGATGAAATTGCAGAATGGAGGTCTGGCAAATAAGTCTGTATTTCCGACTTCTGAGGCTAATTCATGGGCAGATGATCATGTGGCAATCAACGGAATAATGGGTATCGGAAGGGAAAGAATATATTCTCTCTGCGGAGAACAAGGCAGTCAGTTTATGATTGACGAGTGGGGCTATCCGGCGATTGGAATTTATTTTGCAGACTGTCCTTCTGCGGGACACGATATGGTTCTTCTTGATTACTCGAACTGCGGCAGAGAAGGCGAGCCGGAGGTTGTGCATATTGATCAGGAAAACGATTTTAAAAAAACTTTTCTTGCAAAAGATTTTGAAACTTTTATCAGAGGTCTGAGAGAAGAGGAAGAATTTGATGTAGAATAA
- a CDS encoding SMUG2 DNA glycosylase family protein has protein sequence MHHHNFADKVVEFNTNLHYSGTLPSDFEVLNPYLNNPETLSVMQQFYRKYYSDYDQRKFIIGINPSRHGAGITGVPFTDTKRLENVCGIKMMSARTHEISSVFIYDMIAAYGGAEKFYKEFYINSPFPLAIVRKSKGSWINANYYDDKALFSDVKNFMINSLQKHISLGLDISEVFVLGKKNADFMSKLNSEAKLFAKMTVLEHPRYIQQYKSKEKDLYIDKYILALKKMNYLNDDR, from the coding sequence ATGCATCACCATAATTTTGCGGATAAAGTTGTTGAGTTTAATACCAACCTGCATTATTCAGGAACTTTGCCCTCTGATTTCGAAGTCTTAAATCCCTACCTGAATAATCCAGAAACGCTCTCGGTAATGCAGCAGTTTTATCGGAAATATTACAGCGATTACGATCAGCGGAAATTTATCATCGGTATCAATCCGAGTCGTCACGGAGCTGGAATTACAGGTGTCCCGTTTACCGATACGAAAAGGCTGGAAAACGTTTGCGGCATCAAAATGATGTCTGCACGTACTCACGAAATTTCATCTGTTTTTATTTACGATATGATCGCTGCTTATGGCGGTGCTGAGAAATTTTATAAAGAATTTTACATCAACTCTCCATTTCCTTTAGCAATTGTCAGGAAGTCGAAAGGCAGCTGGATCAATGCCAATTATTATGATGATAAGGCGCTTTTTAGCGATGTGAAAAATTTCATGATCAATTCTTTACAAAAACATATCAGTTTGGGTCTAGATATTTCTGAAGTTTTTGTTCTCGGTAAAAAGAATGCAGATTTTATGTCTAAATTAAATTCGGAGGCAAAATTGTTTGCGAAAATGACGGTTTTGGAACATCCTAGATATATTCAGCAATACAAATCAAAGGAAAAAGATCTTTATATCGACAAGTATATTTTAGCTTTAAAAAAAATGAATTATTTAAATGATGATAGGTAA
- a CDS encoding response regulator transcription factor, which produces MITNIAIIDDEQLIVEGVKMLLSTEQSISVTITSNNGDDFLDSLRSISPQEFPHICLVDIQMHPMDGFELVEILRETYPELKIIILSSHYKSSVLGYMVKLGVSAFLPKNSDKKTFIEAITRVHKNGVYFTAEDHRLLLSYLNDSQKNKGLFNENDELSEREKEVVRLICKELTNNEIAEKLSLSPRTIESHRQRILDKIGAKNTVGMVIYAVVNGIYDLPFKL; this is translated from the coding sequence ATGATCACCAATATCGCCATAATAGACGACGAACAGCTGATCGTGGAAGGAGTAAAAATGCTTCTTTCTACGGAACAGAGCATTTCCGTTACCATCACATCAAATAATGGTGATGATTTTCTCGACAGCCTTAGAAGCATCTCGCCACAAGAGTTTCCGCACATTTGTCTGGTCGACATCCAAATGCACCCGATGGACGGTTTTGAGCTTGTAGAGATTCTTCGAGAAACATATCCGGAACTCAAGATCATCATTCTTTCTTCTCACTACAAAAGCAGTGTTCTGGGCTACATGGTAAAGCTTGGGGTTTCTGCATTTTTGCCGAAAAATTCAGATAAAAAAACCTTTATCGAAGCGATTACGCGGGTTCATAAAAACGGAGTGTATTTCACCGCTGAAGACCACAGATTACTTTTATCGTACCTTAATGACTCGCAAAAAAACAAAGGTTTATTTAATGAAAATGATGAGCTTTCTGAAAGAGAAAAAGAAGTGGTGCGACTGATCTGCAAAGAACTTACAAATAACGAAATCGCAGAAAAATTATCGTTGAGTCCCAGAACAATTGAAAGTCACCGACAGAGAATTTTAGATAAAATCGGCGCAAAAAATACGGTCGGAATGGTGATTTATGCTGTGGTAAACGGAATCTACGATCTTCCTTTTAAATTATAA